In the genome of Gammaproteobacteria bacterium, one region contains:
- a CDS encoding acetamidase/formamidase family protein → MAKTVFRAEMGTWPEDQATKTHNRWHPDIPIVESFKPGDEFRVECYDWTGGQISNDNSANDIRDVDLSKVHYLSGPFGVEGAEPGDLMVVDINDIGALEDSQWGFTGIFALENGGGFLDRHYPRARKACWDFHGIYTSSRHIPGVRWAGMIHPGLIGCLPSAELLATWNKRESALFNTDKDRVPPLCTLPDGMAGTTTALLGQMQGGAAQEAAKVAARTVPGREHGGNCDIKNLSRGSRVYFPVYVKGGGLSMGDIHWSQGDGEITFCGAIEMAGWIDIGVDLIKGGMEKYGIINPIFRPSPIEPRFSEYLVFEGISVDEHTGDQHYLDATIAYRRACLNAVEYMKKFGYTGEQAYMILGTAPCEGRISGIVDIPNACCTLALPTEIFDFDIRPSAEGPSRKVPQSDVADSD, encoded by the coding sequence ATGGCGAAAACCGTATTTCGCGCCGAAATGGGTACGTGGCCTGAAGATCAAGCCACCAAAACTCACAACCGCTGGCATCCGGATATTCCCATTGTCGAATCGTTCAAACCGGGAGACGAGTTCCGGGTTGAGTGCTACGACTGGACCGGCGGGCAGATCTCCAACGACAACAGCGCTAACGACATCCGGGACGTGGATCTCTCGAAGGTGCATTACCTGAGCGGCCCCTTCGGGGTCGAGGGCGCGGAGCCCGGCGACCTGATGGTAGTGGATATTAACGATATCGGTGCGTTGGAGGATTCCCAGTGGGGTTTCACCGGCATCTTCGCCCTGGAAAACGGCGGGGGGTTTCTGGACCGGCATTACCCCAGGGCCCGGAAGGCCTGCTGGGATTTCCACGGTATCTACACCTCTTCGCGGCACATCCCCGGCGTCCGCTGGGCCGGCATGATCCATCCCGGCCTGATCGGTTGCCTGCCTTCGGCCGAACTGCTGGCTACCTGGAACAAGCGGGAGTCCGCCCTGTTCAACACCGATAAGGACCGCGTACCCCCATTGTGCACTTTGCCGGACGGCATGGCGGGAACGACCACGGCGTTGCTGGGGCAGATGCAGGGAGGCGCTGCGCAGGAGGCCGCGAAGGTGGCCGCGCGCACGGTCCCGGGACGGGAGCATGGCGGCAACTGCGACATCAAGAACCTGTCCCGCGGCTCGCGGGTCTATTTCCCCGTGTACGTCAAGGGCGGCGGGCTGTCCATGGGCGACATCCACTGGTCCCAGGGGGATGGCGAGATCACCTTCTGCGGCGCCATTGAGATGGCCGGCTGGATCGATATCGGCGTCGATCTCATCAAGGGAGGCATGGAGAAGTACGGGATCATCAATCCTATCTTCCGGCCAAGCCCGATCGAGCCGCGCTTCTCCGAGTACTTGGTGTTCGAGGGAATCTCGGTGGACGAGCATACCGGCGACCAGCACTACCTCGATGCGACCATTGCTTACCGCAGGGCTTGCCTGAACGCGGTCGAGTACATGAAGAAGTTCGGCTACACCGGCGAACAGGCCTACATGATCCTGGGCACGGCGCCGTGCGAGGGACGGATCAGCGGGATCGTGGATATCCCGAATGCCTGTTGCACGCTGGCTTTGCCGACGGAGATATTCGACTTTGACATCCGGCCGTCCGCCGAGGGCCCTAGCCGCAAGGTGCCCCAAAGCGACGTTGCCGACTCCGATTAG
- a CDS encoding AmiS/UreI family transporter translates to MLLGLALLYVGAVLFLNGIWVMGHIEDREIAVINIFVGTLTLLIALYLAFGPEADAVTIKAAAFTLLFTFTYYWVAWNRWNGADGRGLGWFCFFVGATVIPITIQHFADTEMTIWGFWFGICWASWAVLWFLFWALLALKKPIAKATGAICAAQGVYTGWIPGYMLLTGLIA, encoded by the coding sequence ATGTTGCTTGGACTAGCGCTTCTGTATGTGGGCGCCGTGCTGTTCTTGAACGGCATCTGGGTCATGGGTCATATTGAGGACCGCGAGATTGCGGTAATCAATATCTTCGTCGGGACGCTGACCTTGCTGATCGCCCTCTACCTCGCATTCGGGCCGGAGGCGGACGCGGTCACTATCAAGGCGGCGGCCTTCACCCTGCTGTTCACCTTCACCTATTACTGGGTGGCGTGGAATCGCTGGAACGGGGCCGATGGTCGGGGTCTGGGCTGGTTCTGCTTCTTTGTAGGCGCAACGGTGATCCCGATTACCATACAGCATTTTGCCGACACGGAGATGACCATATGGGGGTTCTGGTTTGGCATTTGCTGGGCCTCGTGGGCGGTGCTGTGGTTCCTGTTCTGGGCCTTGCTGGCCTTGAAGAAGCCGATCGCCAAGGCCACGGGAGCGATCTGCGCGGCGCAGGGCGTCTATACCGGCTGGATACCGGGATATATGCTCCTGACCGGGCTGATCGCCTAG
- a CDS encoding zinc ribbon domain-containing protein codes for MPLYHYLCEGCGEFAERRRMAEYDISVECPRCRRLAPRALKAPFLNTMNKNRRIAHQRNERSADEPRVERRRAPAGAGTRAHHHRAHGTRPWMIGH; via the coding sequence ATGCCTTTGTACCACTATCTTTGCGAGGGCTGCGGCGAGTTTGCGGAGCGGCGCCGGATGGCCGAGTACGATATCTCCGTAGAGTGCCCCCGCTGCCGCCGACTGGCGCCGCGCGCGCTCAAGGCGCCCTTTCTCAACACGATGAACAAGAACCGGCGCATCGCCCACCAGAGGAACGAGCGCAGCGCCGACGAACCGAGGGTAGAGCGCAGGAGGGCGCCCGCGGGCGCCGGAACACGCGCACACCATCATCGCGCGCATGGCACTCGTCCCTGGATGATCGGGCATTAA
- the crcB gene encoding fluoride efflux transporter CrcB, translating to MLHSLLAVAGGGAVGAVARYLVYVATTSVLGLEAPFATLAVNVIGSLFMGFWVEAMALAWTVSKEARLFFLVGILGSFTTFSAFSLDFATLYERGRFVLCVLYATASVAVSIGALFAGLLLARKIF from the coding sequence GTGCTCCATTCCTTGTTGGCCGTTGCCGGCGGGGGCGCGGTGGGCGCCGTGGCGCGCTACCTGGTTTACGTGGCGACGACGAGCGTCCTGGGATTGGAGGCGCCGTTCGCTACGCTTGCCGTCAACGTGATCGGCTCGTTGTTCATGGGATTTTGGGTGGAAGCCATGGCGCTTGCCTGGACCGTGTCGAAGGAAGCGCGTCTGTTCTTTCTGGTCGGCATTCTCGGCAGCTTTACCACTTTCTCCGCGTTTTCGCTGGATTTTGCGACGCTCTACGAGCGGGGCCGCTTTGTCCTGTGCGTCCTGTACGCGACCGCTTCGGTGGCCGTTTCCATTGGCGCCTTGTTCGCCGGACTGCTGCTGGCCAGGAAGATTTTCTGA